A window from Telopea speciosissima isolate NSW1024214 ecotype Mountain lineage chromosome 8, Tspe_v1, whole genome shotgun sequence encodes these proteins:
- the LOC122672730 gene encoding uncharacterized protein LOC122672730: MFIEEGKKWVKVLEQRCFVNEDNLQSLSLNGIQIVHAQKDSILFNQILPKELADRTGNCHVGAIAAIIDAVGATAIAIYTGMGLKVSVDFSISYFSTVKIQEEVEIEAKVVANKGKLSLTTVEFRRKKDGVLVALGKQWMSQVNVIPGFQAHRTRL, encoded by the exons ATGTTCattgaagaagggaagaaatggGTAAAAGTACTTGAGCAGAGATGCTTCGTCAATGAAGATAACCTTCAATCCCTGTCGCTTAACGGTATCCAGATCGTACATGCCCAGAAGGATTCCATACTCTTCAATCAAATCCTTCCCAAAGAATTAGCT GATAGAACAGGGAATTGCCATGTGGGAGCGATAGCTGCTATAATCGATGCAGTTGGGGCGACAGCTATAGCGATTTACACAGGAATGGGCCTCAAAGTCTCTGTTGATTTCTCCATTTCCTACTTCTCAACTGTTAAGATCCag GAAGAGGTGGAGATTGAAGCTAAGGTGGTAGCAAACAAAGGAAAGCTCTCATTGACGACGGTGGAGTTTAGGAGGAAGAAGGATGGAGTGTTAGTTGCTTTGGGTAAGCAATGGATGTCTCAAGTCAATGTTATTCCAGGTTTTCAAGCTCACCGAACTAGGCTTTGA